Genomic DNA from Thiosocius teredinicola:
CATGCCGGCCAGGCGGTTGGCACGTTCCATCAGCATCGCGTAGGTGAGCGACTGATCCTCGAAGCGAAACGCCTCGTGATCCGGTGTGCTTCGCGCGGACTCGTCTACCGAGTGATGCAGCAGGTAACCCAAGCGCCCTCCTAGCCTTTGACGCCGGCCAGACTGGCTATCAGGTTCCGTTGAATATCCGATGTGCCTGCATAGATGACGCCACCGATCGAGTCACGCAGGTGTCGTTCGATCTCGAACTCTTCCAGATAGCCACGGGCGCCGTGAATGCGCACGGCGTCGGTCGCGCACTCAAGCAGGGATTCGCCGATATGCAGCTTCGCCATCGCGCACTCGATCGACGCATCGAGCGAGGCATCCTTCATTGCCGCCGCCTTGAACATCAGAAGTCGCGATGTCTCCAGACGAACTCGCATATCCGCAATACGATTGGAAACCGACTGAAAGCCACCTATGGCCTGGCCGAACTGCCGGCGCTCGTTAGCATAGTCCACACATCGCTCGAAGACATACTGCATTGCGCCGAGATGTCCGGCGTGGATGAAGGCACGCTCCCAGGCGATCGTTTGGGTGAACAGGCTGACACCGACGCCCTCTCCCCCCAGCAGGTTTTCTTCCGGCACAAAACAATCTTCGAATACCAAGTCGCCCAACAGGTTGCTCCTGGTACCTGTTTTCGCCCGCGGTTCGCCCTGCGAAAACCCATCAAACGCCGACTCGACGATGAACGCCGACACACCCCACTTTCCTGCGTCCGGATCGGTGCTGGCCAGCACCACGGCCAGG
This window encodes:
- a CDS encoding acyl-CoA dehydrogenase family protein gives rise to the protein MQFELSAQQRERRERIREFASRELGSEAARHDREGTFPRDDWAACCDHGILRCHIPEAYGGLGLSASDTVLTLEALGYGCRDNGLTLALGGQTWSVQEPILVYGSEQQKQRYLPRLCSGEWIGSHGVTEVESGSDALSLQTRAQKVDGGYLLNGRKAYIGMAPLADLAVVLASTDPDAGKWGVSAFIVESAFDGFSQGEPRAKTGTRSNLLGDLVFEDCFVPEENLLGGEGVGVSLFTQTIAWERAFIHAGHLGAMQYVFERCVDYANERRQFGQAIGGFQSVSNRIADMRVRLETSRLLMFKAAAMKDASLDASIECAMAKLHIGESLLECATDAVRIHGARGYLEEFEIERHLRDSIGGVIYAGTSDIQRNLIASLAGVKG